In Thermocrinis minervae, a single genomic region encodes these proteins:
- the cmr1 gene encoding type III-B CRISPR module RAMP protein Cmr1, whose amino-acid sequence MKKLTYKVQFETPAFIGGADLKKADREKTDCEKADRGKAAKKAELRPASFIGILRWWWRVILATFYDSSEKIHEKESLIFGSSKRAGAVYLRLLSPENLKRCCGKEIDPYMFANRECIAEGTSFNVCVYTKKEYEEIVDNLCKLVFCWGSVGYRSRKGVGSLKLIEPRLGSEKEELKLLKDVYWRNILEKVEDFRDMTEKGFDDLPSLKNLKLLRRKLNSKDLREGLKEFREVYRNIRREDNNKTPEYNTIIKNFMQGKEINEQHVRVPNIVFGLPIQYKGSVMLTWKGPQNQTGNNRRASLFLFKVKDNYVYAIGFKSKLLLDGAKLYVKYLKLKGREGKEIDVDLSSVDLFEQAIKALEKGGFEEVKIE is encoded by the coding sequence TTGAAAAAGTTAACTTACAAAGTTCAGTTTGAAACACCTGCCTTCATAGGGGGAGCTGATCTTAAAAAAGCAGATCGCGAAAAAACAGATTGTGAAAAAGCTGATCGTGGAAAAGCTGCTAAAAAAGCAGAGCTTAGACCTGCCAGCTTTATAGGAATACTGCGATGGTGGTGGAGGGTCATCTTAGCAACCTTTTATGATAGTTCTGAGAAGATACATGAAAAAGAATCTCTGATTTTTGGCTCTAGTAAAAGGGCAGGAGCTGTATATCTGCGGTTGTTGAGTCCTGAGAATTTAAAGCGTTGCTGTGGAAAAGAAATAGATCCTTACATGTTTGCCAATAGAGAATGCATAGCTGAAGGAACTAGCTTCAATGTTTGTGTATACACAAAGAAGGAGTATGAAGAAATAGTAGACAATCTATGTAAACTGGTATTTTGTTGGGGATCAGTAGGTTACAGAAGCAGAAAAGGTGTCGGAAGCCTTAAGTTGATAGAACCTAGATTGGGTTCTGAAAAAGAAGAGCTTAAGCTTCTTAAAGATGTTTATTGGCGGAATATACTGGAGAAGGTAGAGGATTTTAGGGATATGACAGAAAAGGGGTTTGATGACCTTCCTTCCCTTAAAAACCTAAAGCTGTTACGAAGAAAGTTGAACTCAAAAGATTTACGTGAGGGGCTTAAAGAATTTAGAGAAGTATACCGGAATATTAGACGTGAAGATAACAATAAGACTCCCGAATATAACACCATAATTAAAAACTTCATGCAAGGAAAAGAAATAAATGAGCAGCATGTACGTGTACCAAACATAGTCTTTGGACTTCCTATACAGTATAAAGGCAGTGTTATGTTAACATGGAAGGGTCCTCAAAATCAGACGGGTAATAATAGGAGGGCTTCTCTATTTCTCTTTAAAGTTAAAGATAACTACGTATACGCTATAGGGTTTAAAAGTAAGCTCCTATTAGATGGTGCAAAACTTTACGTAAAATACTTAAAATTAAAAGGTAGAGAGGGTAAGGAAATTGATGTTGATTTATCTAGTGTTGATCTTTTTGAACAAGCAATAAAAGCTCTAGAGAAAGGAGGGTTTGAGGAGGTTAAAATAGAATGA
- the cas10 gene encoding type III-B CRISPR-associated protein Cas10/Cmr2: protein MNKYLTVFSFSPVQSFIEASRKLKDLFTASYILSYLTKETAKDYQDSLVFPMEVKDDSNKANWPLANYPNRFVILTEEKVDCEKLKENFNNAWRGIWEKVLKYLKDKYENFPEDQFKLHVQNYFQTFCHCQEFIDRDKWKQLLDYKEDDNEDYGSNPYVYTYDIAERILGSKKSRRFYKPLFDKYKHGDHYPDGCTLCGERLHLALDWKELQNKLPKGYLAESEKLCGVCLVKRLAWDEVFSAKNQSEVNFPSVEEVAGIKFKKAFIDKLEKDEDLQKSIENIFELLPSKFKINTNPIFIKILEEDKNIPAIDKFASFVNIDSEVFRRFDDEFWLKELEEEYPEEIGKIKEAFNKLKQLFEREDLKGYRHRNAYYAILLADGDDMGRWLGPKKDFRGEELTDEFHKNFSKKLSDFAGSVIKDKKMPFLPVYAGGDDILAFLHPLDALDYAYEKVEEFKNTLWGKGSMSAGILITHVKSHLQMALKYVRDLEKKAKNFKRISQKGSLCIGILTHSGNFRSVVLNWEDLDTLKKLIEAFKSEDLSSNLAYTIREIKKLTDKNVIGSMLKRYFLRKSVNPESILSLHEQVFKNFFLDKHEFLASKALENLLDALYVARFLARNVEGFENVQGV, encoded by the coding sequence ATGAATAAGTACCTAACCGTATTTAGCTTTTCACCAGTACAGAGTTTTATAGAAGCCTCGAGGAAGTTAAAGGATCTATTTACGGCAAGCTACATACTTTCATACCTCACCAAAGAAACTGCAAAAGATTATCAAGATTCTCTTGTGTTTCCTATGGAGGTAAAGGATGATAGTAACAAAGCTAACTGGCCTCTTGCAAACTATCCAAACAGGTTTGTTATCCTGACTGAAGAAAAAGTTGATTGTGAAAAGTTAAAAGAGAACTTTAACAATGCTTGGAGAGGGATTTGGGAAAAAGTTCTCAAATATCTAAAAGATAAGTATGAAAACTTTCCAGAAGATCAGTTTAAGCTACACGTACAGAATTACTTTCAGACTTTTTGCCATTGTCAAGAGTTTATAGATAGAGACAAATGGAAACAGTTGTTGGATTATAAAGAAGATGATAACGAAGATTATGGAAGTAATCCATACGTCTACACGTACGATATTGCTGAAAGAATACTAGGTTCAAAGAAGAGTAGAAGGTTTTACAAACCACTCTTTGACAAATACAAACATGGCGATCACTACCCGGACGGCTGCACTCTATGCGGTGAAAGGCTCCATCTTGCTCTTGATTGGAAAGAGTTGCAAAATAAGTTACCAAAAGGATATCTTGCAGAGAGTGAAAAGCTGTGCGGAGTGTGCTTAGTTAAGAGGCTTGCATGGGATGAGGTATTTTCTGCAAAAAATCAAAGTGAAGTAAACTTTCCTTCCGTAGAAGAGGTTGCTGGTATAAAGTTTAAAAAGGCTTTTATTGATAAACTAGAGAAAGATGAAGACTTACAGAAAAGCATAGAGAATATATTTGAGCTGCTACCAAGCAAATTTAAGATAAATACAAACCCTATATTTATAAAAATTTTGGAAGAGGATAAAAACATACCTGCTATCGACAAATTTGCAAGCTTTGTAAACATAGATAGTGAAGTTTTTAGAAGGTTTGATGACGAATTTTGGCTTAAAGAGCTAGAAGAAGAATATCCAGAAGAAATAGGCAAAATCAAGGAAGCTTTTAACAAACTTAAACAACTTTTTGAAAGGGAAGATCTCAAAGGGTACAGACATAGAAATGCCTATTATGCCATACTTCTAGCAGATGGTGACGATATGGGTAGGTGGCTTGGTCCTAAAAAAGATTTTAGAGGAGAAGAGCTTACCGATGAATTCCATAAGAATTTTTCGAAAAAACTCAGTGATTTTGCAGGAAGTGTGATTAAAGATAAGAAGATGCCTTTTCTGCCCGTTTATGCTGGTGGTGACGACATACTTGCCTTTCTGCATCCCTTAGACGCCTTGGACTATGCTTATGAAAAGGTGGAAGAATTTAAAAATACACTTTGGGGAAAGGGTAGTATGAGCGCCGGTATTCTTATAACCCATGTTAAGTCTCATTTACAGATGGCTTTAAAGTATGTGAGGGATTTGGAAAAGAAGGCTAAAAACTTTAAAAGGATATCTCAAAAAGGTTCTCTATGCATAGGTATTCTTACACATTCAGGTAATTTTAGGAGTGTAGTCCTAAACTGGGAAGATTTAGACACACTGAAAAAGTTGATAGAAGCTTTTAAGTCTGAGGATCTGAGTTCTAACCTTGCGTACACTATCAGAGAAATAAAAAAACTAACAGATAAGAATGTAATAGGATCCATGTTGAAAAGATATTTCCTCAGAAAATCGGTGAATCCTGAATCTATTTTATCCTTACATGAACAAGTGTTTAAAAACTTTTTCTTAGATAAACATGAATTTTTAGCTTCTAAAGCTTTGGAAAATCTGCTTGACGCGTTGTACGTGGCTAGATTCTTGGCACGTAACGTGGAGGGCTTTGAGAATGTTCAGGGTGTATAA